TCCACCTGCCCACCCCGGAGTACCTGGCTTGAGCCTTCCTCCCCTCCTCCACACGAAGGACACCCTCCCGAACGGCCTGCGCGTCGTCACGGTCGAGACGCCGCACCTCCACTCCGCGATCCTCTCGGTCTACGTGCGCTCCGGCAGCCGCCACGAGAGCTCCGAGCTCATGGGGATCTCGCACTTCCTGGAGCACATGTTCTTCCGGGGCTCCGAGCGCTACCGCGACACGGTGGAGATGAACGCGCGCGTGGAGGAGGCGGGTGGGAACCTGAACGGCATCACCACGCGTGACCACGGCTATTACTACACGCCCCTGCACCCCGGCCAGCTCGAGGTGGGCTTCGAAGTGATCGGCGACATGCTCGCCACGCCTCGCCTCGTCCAGATCGAGACCGAGCGCCAGATCATCCTGGAGGAGATGCTCGACGAGGTGGACGAGACCGGCAGGGACATCGACATCGACAACCTCTCGAAGGCGATGCTCTTCGCCGGGAACGGCCTCGCCCACAAGATCGCCGGCACGCCCAAGACCGTGAAGCGGATCGGCCTCGAGGATCTGCGCGAGCACCACCGGCGGATGTACGTGGGTCCGAACCTGGTCCTCGCCTGCGCGGGCCCGATCTCCCGGAGCCAGGTGCTCGAGCTCGCGGAGCGGCACTTCGGCAGGCTGCCTGCCGCCGGGGAGCCTCCGGCAGAGGCGCTCCCGCTTCCCCCGCCGCCGGGCCCCACCGTCAACCTGCTCGATCACGAGGACTCGCAGCAGACCGAGATGCGCCTCAACTTCCTGGCGCCGCCGGAGCACGACCCGGACTTCCCCGCCCTCCTCCTCGCCCGCCGCATCCTCGACGACGGCCTCTCCTCGCGGCTTCCCTTCGAGGTCGTCGAGAAGAGGGGGCTCGCCTACGCGCTCCACGCCGGCATCGACACCTACTCGGACCTCTCGCTCTTCGAGGTCGAGGTGGCCTGCGCCCACCAGAAGGTCCCCACGGTCCTCGCGACGATCGGCGACGTCCTCGGGGGCTTCGCCTCCGACGGCCCCACGGCCGCCGAGCTCGATCGCGCCAAGCGCCGCTACCGCATGGGCCTCGAGTTCGCGCTGGACAGCGCGTCGGATCTCGCCGGCTGGTTCGGCGGAACGGAGCTCTGGCGTCCAGCGGAGACCTTCGAGGAGAGGGTGGCGCGGGTGGAGGCGGTGACGGCGGACGACCTCCGCCGGGTCTGCACGAAGATCTTCTCCCGGTCGAACCTCCACATGATGCTCGTGGGGCGGGGCGGGGGCCGGGCGGAGCAGAAGCTGAAGCGCCAGGCGTCCGAGCTGCCCCTTCCCAAGTAATCGGGCCAAATAAACCCGGGAGCACCGGACGTTCTGACCCACCAGGTCCCTGGAG
The Vulgatibacter incomptus DNA segment above includes these coding regions:
- a CDS encoding M16 family metallopeptidase produces the protein MSLPPLLHTKDTLPNGLRVVTVETPHLHSAILSVYVRSGSRHESSELMGISHFLEHMFFRGSERYRDTVEMNARVEEAGGNLNGITTRDHGYYYTPLHPGQLEVGFEVIGDMLATPRLVQIETERQIILEEMLDEVDETGRDIDIDNLSKAMLFAGNGLAHKIAGTPKTVKRIGLEDLREHHRRMYVGPNLVLACAGPISRSQVLELAERHFGRLPAAGEPPAEALPLPPPPGPTVNLLDHEDSQQTEMRLNFLAPPEHDPDFPALLLARRILDDGLSSRLPFEVVEKRGLAYALHAGIDTYSDLSLFEVEVACAHQKVPTVLATIGDVLGGFASDGPTAAELDRAKRRYRMGLEFALDSASDLAGWFGGTELWRPAETFEERVARVEAVTADDLRRVCTKIFSRSNLHMMLVGRGGGRAEQKLKRQASELPLPK